In Camelina sativa cultivar DH55 chromosome 16, Cs, whole genome shotgun sequence, a single window of DNA contains:
- the LOC104751482 gene encoding GDSL esterase/lipase EXL2-like — protein MLYLEKLKKMVGEERTNFIIQNSLIMVICGSNDITNTYFGLPSVQHKCDVSSFTTLMADNARSFALKLHEYGARRIQVFGVPPLGCVPSQRNLAGGPTRDCVVRFNDATKLYNAKFAANLDSLSKTLGEKTIIYVDIYGSLLDIILDPQQYGFKVVDRGCCGTGHIEVAVLCNFAADVCPNRDEYVFWDSFHPTEKTYRIMATKYVERCI, from the exons atgcta TACCTAGAGAAGTTAAAGAAAATGGTTGGGGAAGAAAGGACAAATTTCATAATTCAAAACAGTTTGATCATGGTTATATGCGGCAGTAATGATATAACCAACACCTACTTTGGTCTTCCTTCTGTTCAACATAAATGTGACGTCTCTTCCTTTACCACTCTTATGGCCGACAACGCTCGATCTTTTGCTCTA AAATTACATGAATATGGAGCGAGAAGAATACAAGTATTTGGTGTACCACCACTAGGATGTGTCCCATCACAGAGAAATTTAGCAGGGGGACCAACGAGAGATTGTGTTGTTAGGTTCAATGATGCAACAAAGCTCTACAATGCTAAGTTCGCTGCAAATTTGGATTCTTTGTCAAAAACTTTAGGGGAGAAAACAATAATCTACGTTGATATATATGGTTCTCTTCTTGATATCATACTAGACCCTCAACAATATG GATTTAAGGTGGTCGATAGAGGATGTTGTGGAACTGGGCACATTGAAGTTGCTGTTTTATGCAACTTTGCAGCTGACGTATGTCCAAATAGAGATGAATATGTGTTTTGGGATAGTTTTCATCCGACTGAGAAGACTTACAGAATTATGGCAACAAAATATGTTGAGAGATGTATATGA
- the LOC104751483 gene encoding GDSL esterase/lipase EXL3: MKGNTSWSSWKLCLLSVLILTDTIAAVKLQPNLIIPAVIAFGDSIVDTGMNNYVKTVVKCDFQPYGINFQGGVATGRFCDGRVPVDLLAEELGIKLNVPAYFDSKLNPKDLLTGVSFASGGSGYDPITPKLVTVISLEEQLTYFEEYIEKVKNIVGEKRKDFIIANSLFLVVAGSDDIANTYYTLRARPQYDVDSYTTLMSDSASAFVTKLYGYGVRRLAVFSAPPIGCVPSQRTLGGGILRDCADTYNEAAKLFNSKLSPKLDMLRKTLPGIKPIYINIYDPLLDIIQNPANYGFKVANKGCCGTGAIEVAVLCNKITSSVCPDVSSHVFWDSYHPTEHTYKVLVSLLINKFIDQFV; the protein is encoded by the exons ATGAAAGGCAATACAAGCTGGTCTTCATGGAAACTATGTTTGTTGTCTGTTCTCATTCTCACTGACACGATTGCCGCCGTGAAGCTGCAACCAAACCTGATTATTCCGGCCGTAATAGCTTTCGGAGACTCCATCGTCGACACCGGAATGAACAACTATGTCAAAACCGTAGTTAAGTGCGATTTTCAACCTTACGGTATCAATTTCCAAGGTGGAGTTGCAACAGGGAGGTTCTGTGACGGACGAGTCCCCGTCGATTTGCTAG CCGAAGAATTgggaataaaattaaatgtacCAGCATATTTCGATTCGAAGCTAAACCCCAAAGATCTTTTAACCGGTGTATCATTTGCGTCAGGAGGTTCTGGTTATGATCCTATAACACCTAAACTCGTG ACAGTAATATCATTAGAAGAGCAATTAACTTATTTCGAGGAGTACATAGAGAAAGTGAAGAATATAGttggggaaaaaagaaaagacttcATAATAGCCAACAGCTTATTCTTGGTGGTCGCAGGGAGCGACGACATAGCCAATACATACTATACTCTTCGTGCAAGACCGCAATACGACGTCGATTCCTATACCACTCTTATGTCTGACTCTGCCTCAGCTTTTGTGACT AAACTATATGGATATGGAGTGAGAAGGCTGGCTGTATTTAGTGCACCACCAATTGGGTGTGTACCATCCCAGAGAACCTTAGGAGGAGGTATTTTGAGAGATTGTGCTGACACTTACAACGAAGCAGCAAAGCTTTTCAACTCAAAGCTTTCCCCAAAACTAGATATGTTGCGTAAAACTCTACCGGGTATCAAACCGATCTACATTAATATCTATGATCCTCTTTTGGACATCATCCAGAATCCTGCAAATTACG GGTTTAAAGTGGCTAATAAAGGATGCTGCGGGACGGGAGCCATAGAAGTTGCTGTGTTGTGCAATAAAATCACATCTTCTGTATGTCCCGACGTGTCTAGTCATGTGTTTTGGGACAGTTATCATCCTACCGAGCATACTTACAAAGTGTTAGTCTCATTGTTGattaacaaatttattgatCAGTTCGTCTga
- the LOC104753869 gene encoding GDSL esterase/lipase EXL4-like → MDLRLAMCRKKALALALFSIYFLSTDARGSFPALLAFGDSILDTGNNNFLLTFMKGNIWPYGKSWTMRIPTGRFGNGRVFSDIIAEGLGIKKVLPAYRKLFVPPSELKTGVCFASGGAGVDPVTSRLMRVLKPKDQVNDFKGYIRKLKATAGSSRAKDIVANAVILVSQGNNDIGISYFTTRSAIMRGMTAGRYTTKLAGWNKQFMKDLYDQGARKFAVMGVIPLGCLPMTRIGKGCCCMISSIVPCPNPDKYVFYDFVHPSEKSYKIISKKLVADIKNGLA, encoded by the exons atggacTTAAGATTAGCTATGTGTAGAAAAAAAGCATTAGCGTTAGcattattttccatttatttcCTGTCAACGGATGCTAGAGGATCATTTCCTGCGCTTTTGGCTTTTGGAGATTCAATACTCGATACCGGTAACAACAATTTCCTACTGACTTTTATGAAAGGAAATATCTGGCCATATGGGAAGAGTTGGACCATGAGAATCCCCACAGGAAGATTTGGAAATGGAAGAGTTTTCTCCGATATTATTG CCGAAGGTTTGGGGATCAAAAAAGTACTACCAGCTTATCGTAAGTTGTTCGTTCCTCCAAGCGAGCTTAAAACCGGTGTTTGTTTCGCATCAGGTGGTGCAGGAGTCGACCCTGTTACATCCAGACTgatg AGAGTTTTGAAGCCAAAGGATCAAGTAAACGATTTCAAAGGGTACATAAGGAAGCTAAAGGCCACGGCAGGTTCTTCAAGAGCAAAAGACATAGTTGCAAACGCAGTGATTCTTGTTTCTCAAGGAAATAATGATATTGGAATCTCATATTTTACGACTCGATCTGCTATTATGCGAGGAATGACTGCCGGTAGATACACCACTAAACTAGCTGGCTGGAATAAACAGTTTATGAAA GATTTATATGATCAAGGAGCGAGGAAATTCGCGGTGATGGGAGTGATACCGTTGGGATGCTTGCCTATGACGAGAATCGGG AAAGGGTGTTGTTGTATGATTTCGTCAATAGTACCATGCCCCAACCCAGATAAATACGTCTtctatgactttgttcatcccTCCGAGAAATcctacaaaattatttctaaaaagcTTGTCGCGGATATCAAGAATGGCCTTGCCTGA
- the LOC104751485 gene encoding GDSL esterase/lipase EXL5-like, protein MELRLQKTNGKIWKWKGTVFSDIVAGSLGIKRILPAYRKLYIKPSDLKTGVSFGSGGAGVDPVTSNLLRVLSPANEVKDFKGYIRKLKGVVGKSKAKEIVANAVILVSEGNNDIGITYAIHDAEYDQGARKFAVMGVILLGCLPRVIFGMFFVWSNFLANQIAEDYNKKLKSGIKSWGRESGFSGAKFVYVDMYNSLMDVINNHRKYGFTNEKNGCCSMITAILPCSNSNKYVFYDFAHPSEKAYKIDEGRKL, encoded by the exons ATGGAACTTCGACTCCAAAAAACCAACGGGAAGATTTGGAAATGGAAGGGTACGGTGTTCTCTGATATAGTTG cTGGAAGTTTGGGGATCAAAAGAATATTACCAGCGTACCGTAAGTTGTACATTAAACCAAGCGACCTTAAAACTGGTGTTTCATTCGGATCAGGTGGGGCAGGAGTCGATCCTGTTACATCAAATTTACTG AGAGTTTTATCGCCGGCTAACGAAGTAAAAGATTTCAAAGGCTACATAAGGAAGCTGAAGGGTGTAGTAGGCAAGTCAAAAGCAAAGGAAATAGTCGCAAACGCAGTGATTCTTGTTTCTGAAGGAAATAATGATATTGGAATCACATATGCGATTCATGATGCTG AATATGATCAAGGAGCGAGAAAATTCGCGGTAATGGGAGTGATACTATTGGGATGTTTGCCTAGAGTAATTTTTGGTATGTTCTTCGTGTGGAGTAACTTCTTGGCGAATCAAATTGCGgaagattacaacaaaaagttaaaaagcgGAATTAAAAGTTGGGGAAGAGAATCGGGTTTTAGTGGTGCCAAGTTTGTCTATGTCGACATGTACAACTCTCTTATGGATGTTATCAACAATCATAGGAAATACG GGTTTACCAATGAGAAGAATGGGTGTTGTTCTATGATTACGGCAATATTACCATGCTCCAACTCAAATAAATATGTCTTCTATGACTTTGCTCATCCCTCCGAGAAAGCCTACAAAATTGATGAGGGGCGGAAGCTATAA
- the LOC104751484 gene encoding GDSL esterase/lipase EXL6 yields MFREKIFVLALFSILFLSSAADKNTSFTALFAFGDSVLDTGNNNFLLTLLKGNYWPYGWNFDYKIPTGRFGNGRVFTDIVAEGLGIKRLVPAYSKIRRISSEDLKTGVCFASGGSGIDDLTSRTLRVLSAGDQVKDFKNYLKELKKIVKRKKKVKEIVSNAVFLISEGNNDLGYFVAPALLRLQSPNTYTSRMVGWTRKFLKDLYDLGARKFAVLGVMPVGCLPLHRAVFGGVFGWCNFFLNKVTEDFNSKLQKGLISYAVEYDFKDAKFVYVDMYGKLMDLVNHPKAYGFLEERKACCCMPNAIIPCFNPDKHVFYDFAHPSQKAYEVISKPLVYQIAKGLA; encoded by the exons ATGTTTAgggaaaaaatatttgtgttagcattattttctattttatttctctCATCGGCGGCTGACAAAAATACATCATTTACTGCGCTTTTTGCTTTTGGTGATTCAGTATTAGATACCGGCAACAATAATTTTCTTCTTACTTTGCTCAAGGGAAATTACTGGCCATATGGTTGGAATTTTGACTACAAAATTCCAACGGGTAGATTCGGAAATGGAAGAGTTTTCACCGATATAGTTG CTGAAGGATTGGGGATCAAAAGACTTGTACCAGCTTATAGCAAGATTCGTCGCATTTCTTCTGAAGACCTCAAAACCGGCGTTTGTTTTGCATCTGGTGGTTCTGGAATCGACGATCTTACATCAAGAACACTG CGAGTATTATCGGCAGGCGACCaagtaaaagattttaaaaactatttgaaggaactaaaaaaaatagtgaaacgtaagaaaaaagtaaaagaaatagTTTCAAACGCAGTGTTTCTTATTTCTGAAGGAAACAACGATCTTGGGTACTTTGTCGCTCCCGCTCTTTTGCGACTACAGTCCCCAAACACATACACCAGTAGAATGGTTGGCTGGAccagaaagtttctaaaa GATTTATATGATCTTGGGGCGAGAAAATTCGCGGTGTTGGGAGTGATGCCAGTGGGATGTTTGCCTCTGCATCGAGCTGTATTCGGTGGGGTATTCGGATGGTGTAACTTCTTCTTGAATAAAGTTACAGAAGACTTCAACAGCAAATTGCAGAAAGGTCTTATAAGTTACGCAGTAGAATATGATTTTAAAGATGCAAAATTTGTTTACGTCGACATGTACGGTAAACTTATGGATCTTGTCAACCATCCTAAGGCCTACG GGTTtttagaagagagaaaagcGTGTTGTTGTATGCCGAATGCAATAATACCATGCTTCAACCCTGATAAACACGTCTTCTATGATTTCGCTCACCCTTCCCAGAAAGCCTACGAAGTCATATCTAAACCACTTGTCTATCAGATAGCGAAAGGCCTTGCCTAA
- the LOC104751486 gene encoding beta-glucosidase 20: MGMFHKLPLLGLVLFLGLTGSLTAANEYTCSSTDIHFTRANFPKGFIFGTATAAFQVEGAVNEGCRGPSMWDVYTKKFPHRCNYHNADVAVDFYHRYKEDIKLMKRLNTDGFRFSIAWPRIFPHGRMEKGISKAGVQYYHDLIDELLQNDITPLVTVFHWDTPQDLEDEYGGFLSDRIIEDFTEYANFTFQEYGHKVKHWITFNEPWVFSRSGYDIGKKAPGRCSKYIKEHGELCHDGQSGYEAYIVSHNMLLAHADAVEAFRKCDKCNGGKIGIAHSPAWFEAHELSDEEHEPPVTGLIDFILGWHLHPTTYGDYPRSMKDHVGHRLPEFTEAQKEKLKNSADFVGINYYSSVFALHDEEPDPSQPSWQSDSLVDWEPRYVDKVNAYAATPDVAKVEVYAKGLRSLLKYIKDKYGNPEIMITENGYGEDLGEQDTSLVMALSDEHRRYYIQRHLLSLHEAICDDKVNVTGYFHWSLMDNFEWQEGYNSRFGLYYTDYKNNLTRHEKLSAQWYSSFLHDGLKGFEDEHNELKGFEDEHNELKGFEDEHNGLEGFEDEHNGLKGFEDEHDEL; the protein is encoded by the exons ATGGGGATGTTTCATAAACTTCCTCTCCTAGGTTTAGTTCTTTTTCTTGGTCTGACCGGCTCACTTACCGCCGCCAATGAGTATACCTGCTCTAGTACCGATATACACTTTACTCGTGCCAATTTCCCTAAAGGTTTCATTTTTGGTACCGCAACTGCTGCTTTTCAG GTTGAAGGAGCTGTAAATGAAGGTTGTAGAGGTCCAAGCATGTGGGACGTATACACCAAGAAATTCCCAC atAGATGTAATTATCACAATGCCGACGTAGCTGTCGATTTCTACCATCGTTACAAG gAAGATATCAAGTTGATGAAAAGACTGAACACTGATGGCTTTAGATTTTCAATTGCATGGCCCAGAATTTTTCCCC atGGTAGGATGGAGAAAGGAATAAGCAAAGCAGGTGTACAGTATTACCACGACCTGATTGATGAGCTTCTCCAAAAtg aTATAACACCATTAGTTACCGTTTTTCACTGGGACACTCCTCAAGATTTAGAAGATGAATACGGTGGTTTCTTAAGCGACCGCATCAT AGAGGATTTTACTGAATATGCAAACTTCACATTCCAAGAGTACGGACACAAAGTGAAGCATTGGATCACATTTAACGAACCATGGGTGTTCAGTCGATCTGGCTACGACATTGGGAAAAAAGCACCGGGCCGTTGTTCCAAGTACATCAAAGAACATGGAGAGTTGTGTCATGATGGACAATCCGGATACGAAGCTTATATCGTCAGTCATAACATGCTCTTGGCACATGCCGATGCCGTTGAGGCCTTTAGGAAATGCGATAAG TGTAATGGTGGAAAAATTGGGATTGCTCATAGTCCAGCTTGGTTTGAGGCACATGAGCTCTCGGACGAAGAGCATGAACCTCCTGTAACCGGCCTGATCGACTTCATCTTGGGATG GCATTTGCATCCGACCACATATGGAGATTATCCACGATCAATGAAGGATCATGTCGGACATCGACTGCCTGAATTCACAGAGGCACAGAAGGAGAAGTTGAAAAATTCTGCTGATTTTGTAGGAATCAATTACTATAGTTCGGTATTTGCATTGCACGACGAAGAGCCGGATCCTTCGCAACCAAGTTGGCAAAGTGATTCCCTCGTGGACTGGGAAC CAAGGTATGTGGATAAAGTCAATGCTTATGCTGCCACG cCTGATGTTGCGAAAGTGGAAGTCTACGCAAAAGGTTTGAGGAGCCTACTGAAATATATTAAGGATAAATATGGAAATCCTGAAATCATGATCACCGAGAATG GATATGGAGAGGATCTAGGGGAACAAGACACAAGTCTTGTAATGGCGCTCTCAGATGAGCACAGAAGATACTATATACAGAGGCATCTCTTGAGCTTGCACGAAGCAATTTG CGATGATAAAGTAAATGTTACGGGGTATTTTCATTGGTCATTGATGGACAATTTCGAGTGGCAAGAAGGATACAACTCAAGATTTGGGCTATACTATACcgattacaaaaataatttgacgCGCCACGAAAAATTATCAGCCCAGTGGTACTCGAGTTTCCTCCACGATGGACTGAAAGGGTTCGAAGATGAACACAATGAACTGAAAGGGTTCGAAGATGAGCACAATGAACTAAAAGGGTTCGAAGATGAGCACAATGGGTTGGAAGGGTTCGAAGATGAGCACAATGGACTGAAAGGGTTCGAAGATGAGCATGATGAGTTGTAG